A single genomic interval of Chryseobacterium paludis harbors:
- the thiH gene encoding 2-iminoacetate synthase ThiH codes for MNNFEEVFSCYEWDDVKQRLENVTLSDVEYSLHKKQKTLDDFLNLISKAAAPKLEIMAAMTRAITQKRFGKVIQLYAPLYLSNECQNICTYCGFSLDNKLKRKTLNDTELMMEAMVLKTMGVNHVLLVSGEANKTVGISYFINAVRLLKTHFANISIEVQPLSEEEYRLLHKEGVHSVLVYQETYHQEVYKQYHPKGKKSNFHFRLDTPDRIGRAGIHKMGLGVLLGLEDWRVDSLFNAMHIDYLQKQYWKSKLSVSFPRLRPAEGIIEPNFIMEDKDLLQLICAYRIWNEDIEISISTRENESFRNHIVSLGATAMSAGSKTNPGGYAVDKQSLEQFETSDERSMHVIKNMIKGAGYDPVMKDWDSVYSGF; via the coding sequence ATGAATAATTTTGAAGAAGTTTTTAGCTGCTATGAATGGGACGATGTTAAACAAAGATTGGAAAACGTCACATTATCCGACGTAGAATACAGTTTGCATAAAAAACAAAAAACATTAGATGATTTTCTCAATCTGATTTCAAAAGCTGCTGCCCCAAAACTGGAAATAATGGCTGCTATGACGCGGGCTATTACTCAGAAAAGATTTGGGAAAGTTATACAGCTGTATGCTCCTTTATATCTTAGTAATGAATGTCAGAACATTTGCACCTATTGCGGTTTTAGCTTAGATAATAAGCTGAAAAGAAAAACGCTCAATGATACTGAGCTTATGATGGAAGCGATGGTCTTAAAAACAATGGGGGTAAATCATGTGTTACTCGTAAGTGGTGAGGCAAATAAGACAGTAGGTATTTCCTATTTTATTAATGCAGTCCGTTTATTAAAGACTCATTTTGCTAATATTTCAATTGAAGTACAGCCGCTATCAGAAGAGGAGTATAGATTATTACATAAGGAAGGGGTTCATTCTGTCTTGGTATATCAGGAAACTTATCATCAGGAAGTTTATAAACAATACCATCCCAAAGGAAAAAAATCTAATTTTCATTTTCGTTTGGATACCCCTGACAGAATTGGAAGAGCTGGAATTCATAAGATGGGCTTAGGAGTTTTACTTGGATTGGAAGACTGGCGGGTAGATAGTTTGTTTAATGCAATGCACATTGACTATCTGCAAAAACAATATTGGAAAAGTAAACTCTCAGTGTCTTTTCCAAGACTAAGACCCGCAGAAGGAATCATAGAACCCAATTTTATCATGGAGGATAAAGATCTGTTACAGCTTATCTGTGCATATAGGATTTGGAATGAAGATATTGAAATATCTATTTCTACCAGGGAGAATGAGAGTTTTAGAAATCATATTGTCTCATTAGGTGCTACAGCAATGAGTGCCGGTTCAAAAACAAATCCAGGTGGTTATGCGGTCGATAAACAGTCTCTGGAACAATTTGAAACCAGTGATGAAAGAAGTATGCACGTGATTAAGAATATGATTAAAGGAGCGGGATATGATCCGGTAATGAAAGATTGGGACTCCGTATACAGTGGTTTTTAA